In Chryseobacterium camelliae, one DNA window encodes the following:
- a CDS encoding bacteriocin-like protein, whose protein sequence is MKNLKKMTREDLKMIKGGYKMCSDDGDCGPDWCCANGACRLISGASQSTYLCTYYPVD, encoded by the coding sequence ATGAAAAATCTAAAAAAAATGACAAGAGAAGACCTTAAAATGATTAAAGGTGGTTACAAAATGTGCTCGGATGACGGAGACTGCGGACCGGACTGGTGTTGTGCCAACGGGGCATGCAGGCTTATTTCCGGAGCAAGCCAAAGCACTTACCTTTGTACGTATTATCCGGTAGACTAA
- a CDS encoding MFS transporter gives MSSYSKQTNWGQFIPLATVFFFWGFIAASNDILIPVFKKAFNLSQTESMYVQICFYVAYTVGSLIYMAISKGLKQDLVNKIGYKNGLIVGLLISALGTLLFYPAANLGSFPLMISGLFIVGLGFSLQQIVANPLAIEVGPSETGSQRLTMAGGINNLGTTIGPLIVSFAIFGSATAGNTEASVESVKIPYLILGAAFVLVAIMLKFSSLPSVTPTIEENTDDTVPGEHRKSALQYPQLIMGMIAIFVYVGVEVSTASNLPAYMEKDLGFDTKDVAPYISLYWASLMIGRWTGAVDAFDVSAGFKKILRFLAPYLAFGVFLLVNALANHDLSPFYVYAAIIIVMIICDVLSKGNPARMLLIFSSAGIAALLIGMFTSGMVSVYAFTSVGLFCSTLWPCIFALAINGLGKHTNQGSGLLIMMIMGGGIVSLLQGYVADLTDIHSSYIVGVLCFAYLAFYAIRVSGILKSQGIDLDKISKGSGH, from the coding sequence AAACCAACTGGGGCCAGTTCATCCCTTTGGCTACTGTATTTTTTTTCTGGGGATTTATTGCTGCAAGTAATGATATTCTGATCCCGGTATTCAAAAAAGCATTTAACCTGTCGCAGACCGAAAGTATGTATGTCCAGATCTGTTTCTATGTGGCATATACCGTAGGTTCTTTAATCTATATGGCGATTTCCAAAGGGCTTAAACAAGACCTTGTCAATAAAATCGGATATAAGAATGGGCTTATTGTCGGCCTGCTTATATCTGCTCTGGGTACTTTGCTGTTTTATCCAGCTGCTAATCTGGGTTCTTTCCCATTGATGATTTCCGGGCTTTTCATTGTAGGGCTGGGCTTTTCACTCCAACAGATCGTGGCCAACCCGCTGGCCATTGAAGTAGGTCCTTCTGAGACAGGATCACAAAGGCTTACCATGGCAGGAGGAATCAATAACCTGGGAACCACCATCGGTCCTCTTATTGTATCTTTTGCTATCTTCGGATCTGCAACAGCAGGAAATACGGAGGCCAGCGTAGAAAGTGTCAAGATTCCTTACCTTATCCTGGGTGCTGCCTTTGTACTGGTAGCTATTATGCTTAAATTTTCATCTCTTCCATCCGTTACCCCTACTATTGAGGAGAACACGGATGATACAGTTCCCGGAGAACACAGAAAATCTGCGTTACAATATCCGCAGCTGATCATGGGGATGATCGCTATATTTGTGTACGTAGGAGTGGAAGTTTCCACGGCAAGTAACCTGCCTGCCTACATGGAGAAGGATCTTGGCTTTGATACCAAAGACGTAGCGCCATATATTTCCCTGTATTGGGCTTCCCTGATGATCGGTCGTTGGACCGGAGCTGTAGATGCGTTTGATGTAAGTGCAGGCTTTAAAAAAATCCTGAGATTTTTAGCGCCTTATCTGGCTTTCGGTGTATTTTTATTGGTTAATGCCTTGGCTAACCACGATCTTTCACCGTTCTATGTTTATGCAGCCATCATCATAGTAATGATCATTTGTGATGTCCTTAGTAAAGGAAATCCGGCCAGAATGCTGCTTATTTTCTCATCTGCCGGTATTGCAGCTCTTTTAATCGGTATGTTTACCTCCGGAATGGTTTCCGTGTACGCCTTTACCAGTGTAGGTCTATTCTGCTCTACGTTATGGCCTTGTATCTTTGCCTTAGCCATCAACGGACTGGGTAAGCACACGAACCAGGGATCGGGACTACTGATCATGATGATTATGGGTGGCGGAATTGTAAGTCTTCTGCAGGGATATGTAGCTGATTTAACGGACATCCACTCAAGCTATATTGTAGGAGTTTTATGTTTTGCGTATCTTGCGTTTTATGCCATCCGTGTAAGCGGAATCTTAAAATCGCAGGGTATTGATCTTGATAAAATTTCAAAAGGCAGTGGCCATTAA
- a CDS encoding vitamin K epoxide reductase family protein: protein MQFDKLIQHLKLDKQEFIFQFNSHPNYPSALAFSDTLNFMGVKNDAYELDKQYWDELPDEFIAIVDDSFSLVRKSGNQYTVYAEKVKTLNKAELHARSTDFILLFEKNEHPESKKVTSLKPLLYIASAIIVLYSAVSMAWYEVLFNLVSLAGVYISLEIFNQKFGSTSTVISSICGDTSASQTVNSCHKIINQDKTSILGLKFSDFSLIYFTGLLVMGIFLPATAVLIKGITLVSMIAVGYSVYIQAFVEKTYCRVCLIIISLLVAQLLLGFLFFGNTYVDYRMILLCLALWIAVFSLILYLNNTLSEKESLQKSNSKNLRFKRNYDLFKRELTDSEKVHFSDQDTFSLGKKDAKIRISIVSNPYCGFCKDAHTILEKLLEQYPDEISAQIRFNYSAEQKNDKFTGLISDFMSIYRQKPEAEFIKAMDLWFKTKDESKIRAFAGTDTHPEDLTSLIRMSAENREAGLNFTPIFLINGYQFPEKYDREDIHYFISELIEDEEL from the coding sequence ATGCAATTTGATAAACTCATTCAACACCTTAAGCTTGATAAGCAGGAATTTATTTTTCAGTTCAATTCACATCCTAATTACCCTTCTGCCCTTGCTTTCAGTGACACGCTGAACTTTATGGGTGTTAAAAACGATGCTTATGAACTGGATAAACAATACTGGGATGAGCTTCCGGATGAATTCATAGCCATAGTAGACGATTCATTTTCATTGGTCAGGAAATCAGGAAATCAGTATACCGTTTATGCAGAAAAGGTGAAAACACTGAATAAGGCAGAATTGCATGCGCGGTCTACAGACTTTATACTCTTATTTGAAAAGAATGAACATCCTGAAAGCAAGAAGGTCACCAGCCTGAAACCGTTATTATATATTGCCTCTGCCATTATTGTTCTGTACTCGGCTGTCAGCATGGCGTGGTACGAGGTCCTGTTTAATCTGGTCTCTTTAGCAGGCGTATATATTTCCCTGGAGATTTTTAACCAGAAGTTCGGGAGTACATCAACAGTAATCAGCAGCATCTGCGGGGACACTTCCGCGAGCCAGACTGTAAATTCATGCCACAAAATCATCAATCAGGACAAAACCAGTATTCTGGGCCTGAAGTTTTCAGATTTTTCCCTAATCTATTTCACTGGCCTTCTTGTGATGGGTATATTCTTACCTGCTACAGCAGTGCTTATCAAAGGGATTACTTTAGTCTCCATGATAGCAGTAGGATATTCGGTATACATACAGGCATTTGTGGAAAAAACTTACTGCCGTGTCTGCCTGATCATCATTTCTCTTTTGGTAGCTCAGCTGCTGTTGGGTTTCCTGTTCTTCGGGAATACTTATGTAGATTACAGAATGATCTTACTGTGCCTTGCTTTATGGATTGCTGTATTCTCACTGATCCTTTACCTCAACAATACGCTTAGTGAAAAAGAAAGCCTCCAGAAATCCAATTCCAAAAACCTGAGATTCAAAAGGAATTATGATCTTTTTAAAAGGGAGCTGACAGATAGCGAGAAGGTACATTTCAGCGATCAGGATACATTCTCTTTAGGGAAGAAAGATGCTAAAATTCGTATTTCAATTGTTTCCAACCCTTATTGCGGATTCTGCAAAGATGCACATACCATACTTGAAAAGCTTCTGGAGCAGTATCCTGATGAAATCTCCGCTCAGATACGCTTCAACTATTCAGCAGAGCAGAAAAATGATAAGTTTACAGGTTTAATCTCAGATTTTATGTCTATTTACAGGCAGAAGCCTGAAGCTGAATTTATCAAGGCAATGGATCTATGGTTCAAAACAAAGGATGAAAGCAAAATCAGAGCTTTTGCCGGTACTGATACGCACCCTGAGGATCTGACATCCCTTATTCGTATGTCTGCCGAAAACAGGGAAGCAGGGCTCAATTTCACTCCAATTTTCCTGATCAACGGCTACCAGTTCCCTGAGAAATATGACCGCGAAGACATTCATTACTTCATCAGCGAATTGATAGAAGACGAAGAACTATAA
- a CDS encoding peptidase domain-containing ABC transporter, whose amino-acid sequence MKSFPFYRQPDSKDCGPTCLRIVSKYYGKSISLQQIRNLSETTREGSSLLGLSDAAEDLGFRSLGVQIDFKTLVEEVPFPCIVHWNKNHFVVVYKIDKNNKVYISDPSYGLITYSREEFIKLWIGENATEETEEGIALILETTPAFFQTEFDDHESKASFSFLSKYLLKYKSLVGQLAIGLLAGSLLSLIFPFLTQSIVDVGIQNQDLNFIYLVLLAQIMLFIGRMGIEVIRSWILLHLSARINISIISDFFIKLMKLPISFFDTRMTGDIMQRINDHHRIEQLLTSSSLNTLFSLVNLIIFSIVLLFYDYRLFAVYLVGAVAYVGWITFFLNRRKELDYKRFSQVSQEQSKVIELINGMQEIKMHNAEKQKRWDWEFLQVKLFKIRIKSLSLEQWQSVGGNFINQMKDILVSFLSAKLVLSGNLTLGMMLSVQYIIGQLNSPLLQLIDFIRQFQDAKISLERLGEIHDKEDEESKDEQYVTDLPQQDIEIENMSFRYVGSDLYVFENLNLTIPYQKTTAIVGASGSGKSTLLKLLMKFYEPTQGDIRLGNTNLKNISPRFWRDHCGVVMQEGYVFNDTIANNIAVGEDYVDKQKLRKAVEIAHIKDFIEGLPLSYNTKIGNEGLGVSGGQKQRLFIARAVYKSPEYIFFDEATSALDANNEKIIMENLEQFFKGKTAIVIAHRLSTVKHADKIIVLDQGKVVEEGSHTELVALRGEYYRLVKNQLELGN is encoded by the coding sequence TTGAAATCTTTTCCTTTTTACCGCCAGCCAGACTCTAAAGACTGCGGCCCAACCTGCCTCCGTATTGTAAGTAAATATTATGGAAAGAGTATTTCCTTACAGCAGATCCGTAACCTTTCCGAAACGACCCGTGAAGGCAGCAGCCTGCTGGGGCTGAGTGATGCCGCTGAGGATCTCGGTTTCCGTTCTCTGGGCGTACAGATTGATTTTAAAACCCTCGTTGAAGAAGTACCGTTCCCTTGTATCGTACACTGGAACAAAAATCATTTTGTAGTCGTTTATAAAATAGACAAAAATAACAAAGTATATATTTCAGACCCGAGTTACGGGCTTATCACATATTCCCGTGAAGAGTTTATCAAACTTTGGATCGGCGAAAATGCTACAGAAGAAACCGAAGAAGGCATTGCCCTGATCCTGGAAACTACCCCTGCATTTTTTCAGACCGAATTTGACGATCATGAAAGCAAAGCCAGCTTTTCTTTCCTTTCCAAATACCTACTCAAATACAAGTCACTCGTTGGCCAGCTCGCCATAGGATTGCTTGCAGGAAGTTTGTTATCCCTGATTTTCCCCTTCCTTACCCAGAGTATTGTAGATGTGGGAATCCAAAATCAGGACCTGAATTTTATCTATCTTGTGCTTCTGGCTCAGATCATGCTTTTCATCGGAAGAATGGGTATTGAAGTCATCCGCAGCTGGATCCTCCTTCACCTGTCTGCCAGGATTAATATTTCCATTATTTCCGATTTCTTTATCAAACTGATGAAACTTCCGATCAGCTTTTTTGATACCAGGATGACCGGAGACATTATGCAGAGGATCAACGACCACCACAGGATCGAACAGCTACTGACCAGTTCTTCACTGAACACCCTGTTCTCTCTGGTCAACCTGATCATATTCAGCATTGTGCTGTTATTTTATGATTACAGGCTTTTTGCCGTTTACCTGGTAGGCGCTGTTGCTTATGTAGGGTGGATTACCTTTTTCCTTAACCGCAGAAAAGAACTCGATTACAAAAGGTTCTCTCAAGTTTCCCAGGAACAGAGCAAGGTGATAGAGCTTATCAACGGGATGCAGGAAATTAAAATGCACAATGCTGAAAAACAGAAGCGATGGGACTGGGAATTTCTTCAGGTCAAACTATTTAAGATCAGGATCAAGTCCCTTTCTTTGGAGCAATGGCAGTCGGTAGGTGGCAATTTCATCAACCAGATGAAAGATATCCTGGTAAGTTTTTTATCGGCTAAACTGGTCCTGAGTGGCAACCTGACTTTAGGGATGATGCTTTCCGTCCAATATATCATAGGACAGCTTAATAGTCCCCTTCTTCAGCTGATCGACTTTATCCGGCAGTTTCAGGATGCCAAAATCTCACTGGAAAGACTCGGGGAAATTCATGATAAAGAAGATGAAGAAAGCAAGGATGAACAGTACGTCACTGATCTTCCGCAGCAGGATATTGAAATTGAAAATATGTCTTTCCGCTATGTAGGTTCAGACCTGTATGTATTCGAAAATCTTAATCTTACTATTCCTTATCAAAAAACCACGGCTATCGTGGGAGCCAGCGGAAGCGGAAAAAGTACTTTACTGAAGCTGCTGATGAAATTTTATGAGCCTACGCAAGGTGATATCCGGTTAGGCAATACCAATCTTAAAAATATCTCTCCCCGTTTCTGGAGGGATCATTGTGGCGTCGTGATGCAGGAAGGATACGTATTCAACGATACTATTGCCAACAATATTGCGGTGGGTGAAGACTATGTGGATAAGCAAAAGCTCCGGAAAGCGGTAGAAATTGCCCATATCAAAGATTTTATTGAAGGGTTGCCATTAAGCTACAATACTAAAATCGGGAATGAAGGTCTTGGAGTAAGTGGTGGACAAAAGCAAAGGCTATTCATTGCAAGAGCGGTTTATAAGTCGCCGGAATATATTTTCTTTGATGAAGCGACTTCCGCACTGGATGCCAACAATGAAAAAATCATCATGGAAAACCTGGAACAATTCTTCAAAGGGAAAACGGCGATCGTCATTGCACACAGGCTCTCAACGGTAAAACATGCAGATAAGATTATTGTGCTGGATCAGGGCAAGGTGGTAGAAGAAGGTAGCCATACAGAACTCGTGGCTTTGAGGGGCGAATACTATCGACTGGTTAAAAATCAGCTTGAACTTGGAAATTAA
- a CDS encoding DUF3810 domain-containing protein: MKIKTIYKKKRFWAGILLAQFLLFFMCSRSGGMITFFNRLFELQKKIHLSLFSWIPFSAGDLFYILLGIVIAYLIIGCLIKSKRQQSLLRILVLINLLYFVYQIFWGMLYFQTPIIKKLPSQKEPDYSKAKRLALRYLEKCRQTRQEVHEDKNGIFIVTDLKAIQKEILKQQTMLPDYISGKEAPQINSFKPSIFKTVMSYTGILGYYNPFTAEAQYNSQLPSTFLPFTSAHESSHQLGFAREQEANFIGYLIGTQSDNKELRYSTEYFTLKSLLNFIVQEDPEFVKYVIRNYSPAMKRDRMYEKMFVWKHQGLLDDFFGFTNNLFLKSNQQEGSVTYSYFIDLLLNYEK, from the coding sequence ATTAAAATTAAAACAATATATAAGAAGAAGAGGTTTTGGGCAGGTATATTACTTGCCCAATTTCTTTTGTTTTTCATGTGCTCCAGGTCTGGAGGAATGATCACCTTTTTCAACAGGCTGTTTGAGCTCCAGAAGAAAATCCATCTGTCTTTGTTTTCGTGGATCCCATTTTCTGCTGGAGATCTTTTCTATATCCTGCTGGGCATAGTCATCGCTTACCTTATTATAGGTTGCCTGATAAAAAGTAAACGGCAACAATCTTTGTTGAGGATTTTGGTTCTGATTAACCTGCTGTACTTTGTTTATCAGATCTTCTGGGGGATGCTTTACTTCCAGACTCCGATCATTAAAAAACTGCCCAGCCAGAAGGAGCCCGATTACAGCAAGGCCAAAAGACTGGCCTTACGGTATCTGGAAAAATGCAGACAGACCAGGCAGGAAGTTCATGAGGACAAAAACGGCATCTTTATCGTCACGGACCTGAAAGCGATCCAGAAGGAAATTCTTAAGCAACAGACTATGCTTCCCGATTATATCTCCGGAAAGGAAGCTCCGCAGATCAATTCTTTCAAACCGAGTATCTTTAAAACTGTTATGAGCTATACCGGCATTCTTGGGTACTACAATCCATTTACTGCCGAAGCGCAATACAATTCTCAGCTCCCTTCCACATTTCTCCCTTTTACTTCTGCTCACGAAAGCTCTCATCAGCTCGGATTTGCAAGAGAACAGGAAGCCAATTTCATCGGATATCTGATAGGTACCCAAAGTGATAATAAAGAACTGCGTTACAGCACGGAATATTTTACGCTTAAAAGCCTTCTCAATTTTATTGTACAGGAAGATCCGGAGTTTGTTAAATATGTGATCCGGAATTATTCTCCTGCCATGAAGAGAGACCGGATGTATGAGAAAATGTTTGTTTGGAAGCATCAGGGCTTACTGGATGACTTTTTTGGCTTTACCAACAACCTTTTCCTTAAAAGTAATCAGCAGGAAGGTTCGGTCACATATTCTTATTTCATCGACCTTCTCCTGAACTATGAAAAATAA